The genomic segment ATCAAAGAGTCTGAGTTTTGTCAATTAACAGAAGTATATGCACTTTCGTATGACAGCTTAAGTTAAGGCAAGTGATATCCCGGGTATGTTGAACTTACCCTTTTCTATAACAAtctaaaaacaagcaaatagtGATAAGTTATTGATCTGATGATCAATAATGTTGACCACTGCGCTGTTTAACTGCATCAGGAAAGCTCAGTTTATTTCATAGGCCACTAAACAGACAGAACATAAAAGTTCAGTATTGTCTGCTTGTGCCTTAGGCTTCTTCTTGAGTTGCTGTCATCATTGAACTGCTTGCAGGAGTACTGTTTTATCCTCAGCGCTCTAATGTTACTGAATATCATGAAATACTCTTAGCAGCAGATTCTATTAATGTCAGGCTATAAACATAACGCAGTGGCTTGCAGACATGATGAAATGGCTCGGCAGATTATCTTCCTCCTTACAGTTGATCAACATCTCTGATAAAGTTTGAGAAATCCAAACATACACGATCGCTAGCAGCTGTGGCTTTTTCCGCTCCTTGCTTAATAATGAGTGAGCAGACAGTCACGATCACAGGAAGCACAGTTGATTGAATTTTAATTCAGTTACAGTTTTGTCTTCCACTCATTTATTAACATAATAACGTTGTGTGCTTTCCACTAATGCTCTTGTTTGGCCATAAAGTGCATCCCTTTCCTTTGTGTTTGgcgtgttgttgttttttttgttgttgttgttgtttttgttttgagcaTGTAAGCAGTTGTGTTAAATCATCACAATGTCAATACTCACGAAGTAATGGTGATGATGATTTTTGCCGTGATCAAGCAGCTCTAACTGTACATTTACCCATTCGCCATCTCAGACGTCTTATTTTATTAACTGCCTTGAAAGCTCACACGGCGCCATTCAGTCTGCTGCACTCTGAGTTTAAATGGTTTTCTCTCCTTAGTAAAAAGGCCTCGGTTATGTGCAGGTTTAACCACACAAAccctcttttttttgtgtgtgtgtttcagagcagcGCTGCAGCCCCGGGCAGTTTGCCTGCCGCAGTGGGAAGATGCAGTGTATCCCGATGTCCTGGCAGTGTGACGGCTGGACAGCGTGTGAGGACAAGAGTGACGAGATGGACTGTCCCCGTGAGTACGGCTCACTTAAGCCCTTTCACACTCAGTCTGTTACCTAACACCCATAACATGATTGATTTTCAGAAAGACTAGCAACACCCAGAACCTTTTAGAACCTTTTCACGCTTGGATGATCAGATCACAGCTGAGCAGCTCTGAATACAGGTGTGGAGGATGTAGTGCAATCTAATCAAGCCAAACTGAGAGACGTTCAGGTGAATATATGCAAAGATTTAGTATGCAGGGTAAATAGGGGTGTTCTGCAGGTGATCAGCCATCAGTGCCCCAGTTTGTAAACAAAGACGCTGCTAATCCATGTCATTAATGAGCAGTGCCATCTACATACAGAAGAGTAGCAGACTTGATAAGGGAGTGAGTGTGTATTAAGGAGTATGATGGAGTACAAGAACAGGATGAAAAGGACATGTGCTTTCTCTTTGAAAGAGCATGGCAGCTCAGATCAATGAGAGGCTGGAGTTATCCCGCCTATCCCACCTggctacaccctggacaggtcgccagtttCTTACAGGTCTAAGGCCTGAGTCAGACCTGTGCAGGGAAGCTTTGTAGAGCCCACAGCTTGCACTTACTCTTGTGCTCGTGCATTACATGTTAATTACAGTGTGGTTGTGTCCTGGTGTTTTTCATGCGATGCCAGCCAATGTCAATGCTTTGTTGTGGTCAGTGTTCTTCGGGGGCTTGAGGGgactttttccatttctttgtaCACTCCCTTGTGTTCATTCTGGTAGTTTCAACAATCTCCCTCCAGGAATTTGCTGATATTTGTGAGTCCTAATATTGAAGCTGTGATTATTATTCCTTATATTAAGGCAATGATTTTATGCTCTCActgataaatttaaaaaaacggAACCAAAAAGTAGCCAGACATACACAGGAATTATTGACCAATCAGAGTAGTTGTGGGCTGTATCAACACAATGTGTGGTTACATTTCTAGGGAGGTGCATGTAAGGCTACAGCGTAGAGTTTCGACATAGTTACGTTGTAGATATCCTGCTAAAGCGTAATCCCACAGGAACACGGATAAATAGCAATAGCACACCACCCATAAACATGCTTTTGCACTACAGGAGACCGTTGGAATACTAACTGAGTCTGAACTGGATGAAGCCAgaatttctgtttctttcttttcttgttcaGAAAAATCAGGGCCAGCTCATCATGGCCCCATGTCAGTGTTTTTTCACAGTGCTATTTTTGACACTGAGCATTCACACATTTGGTGttcagtgtgtgtatatatgttacTCAGCAAGTTCGGAACTGGAAAATTAGGAATTACGTGTCACTTGGGTGAATTTCGGTAGTATTGAGGGCGAGAAATATGCAGCGTTCAGCCTTACGTTTTTCTACTTTGGTAGTAAATCTTGGCCCTTGCTTCCCTGTCTGAACTGCAGCATGGCATAGTTGCATTTAATACAATAACCACCCACATAAACAGTCCTGTCTCGCTAATTTGCTTTTGCTCAGCAGCTCAGTTGTGGTTTGGTAGTCCTCATAGTCCCTCACAGTGAGTCCCAGCGTCAGATGGCAGGGGGAGGAAGGGTTAAAGGCTGAGTGGCTGCACAtgtgtctctgtttttgtttactgCTGGTTCATCTGTCCTACACTGCATAGATGTCACTAAGCCTTTGACTGAAATCCTATTGTTCTCCGCTTAAGTCTAGAAAGACCTTATCCCGAGATCTCTGACAACATAACGGGAGTTATTGAAAGGATTGAGTGCAGCATGTGACCTCCATACAGCAGCTGTGCACACTCCGAGTTAACGCTCTATGCTGGCAATGCTGTTAAACGATTAAGGGTTCACACTGAAGTCTATTCATTCTGCAgtaaaaccacatttttaaCAGAACAGCTTAAGAAGCTGAAAAGCAAtttccttctgcttttttttttttctttctgtttatttagcagTAAAACTGGACAAATTCATATATCTGATAGTCTGCATGTTTAGAGGGACGACTGCtgaccttttgtttttttaagtgtgagCTTACTGAGAAATGCAAGCCTTACTCAAGTCACAGCAAGGGCTTATTGTCACATTAATCACCAGCTTGCTGGAGAGTCATTGTTCTTGTTAGGGCACTTCTCTTTTTGATTAACACTGAAAGGTGAAGTAATCCTTCAAATTTATAATAATAGCAGAGTGGCCAATGCAAGAAGAAACGTCTCAGCTTTACAGTTGAGAAACTGAAAAGTGGAAAATACCCAGCTGAAGGCCAGTCACTGTAtgcagtgaaaactgtgaatctcagtgcaaaatcaaaataaatgctGTTATAAATGTAAACAAAGTGTATGCTCCTCAAATTTGGTGGTGTTTTTTCAGTTAAGTTCttcaatatttgctgttttcatAGCCTGCAGTTCCTTCCTTTTTGAAGCATCAGTCAAAAACTAAATCTCATTGAGTCGTGTAACAGAGAAACAGTCTATTTTATCTGCTACCCATTACTCCCTTCAGGGGTCGCCATTGTCTCACACCAGCCTGTCCTCTTTTCTACATCGTTACATCCTTGAACCTCCTCTGAGGTCGTCCTCGCTTCCTGCCTGCCTCCTCCAAATTCAGCATCCGTTGTCCAATATAGCCACCATCACAAAAATCAACACACCTCTGGTTGTTGTGCCAGAGGTGTTTTGCTAACAGGGAAGTTGCAGAGGGCCCTCTGGTGGACAGATTATGCAGCATCAACACAGAAAATGCGGTTGAAGGCTGTTTCTCCTGCCTTTTTACGTTTTAAATGCTCATTTATCAGCTGTTATAAATGCCAATATCGGTAAACACCTATTATCTGCTGATATATCATATGTGCTCTAAAATCTCCAAGCATATTTCCtatgtttttaaatcttatctTTTTCTTCTAGTTTATACTAAGAAAAAGTAGTAAAGATGCCACAATTGAGACGGTGTGTTTTCTTTATAGTTTGTAACATACCTACGtactttattttcttactaGCTAGTCAAAGAGTAGCAAGAGATCCAtattaacaattacattttgtCATTAAAAAGTGTATATTATATTGTGTTGCACATAGACGGTACTGGGGTGCTTCCCTCAGTCTAGATTTTGATCTCTGTGAACTCCTGATAAAACATAGTAGAGGATGCAATCTGCACGGTCAGCAAAGCATTGCTTCTGCTTTCATATTCCTCAGATTAGTATCAGCCTTAGtatatattttaatttcactgaTGTGTGGTGGTTTTGACTTCTAAATATTATCGTGGGCTGTTAACAATTATCCTACACACTGAAAACACCATCTGTTGTTCTCAGTTACATTTATTATGGCAGAACGTACAAACAAGTCCACTTTTTTgacctttttttcttcatttgtgcTGTTTATAAAAGAGGAGAGGTTTCGTTATGGCAGCGGGTACGACCAGGTGGAAGACGTCATCGGTGTGGCTCAGCCGGTGCGCTTCAACAGTAAGCGTCTCACTTTGCCCTCAGCAGGTTTATTTGAATCGAATCTGCGTGGCGATCCTGTGCTCAGTCTTGTCTTCTCTGTCCGCAGAGAAATGCCCCAGCGGGTGGCATCACTACGAGAAAACGGCGAGCTGCTACAAAGTGTACCTGAAGAACGAGAACTACTGGCAGGCCGTGGATACGTGTCAGAAAGTCAACGGCTCGTTGGCCACGTTTGTGACCAATGAGGAGCTGCAGTTCATACTGAAGATCGAGGTGGACTTTGACGATAAAGTGTGCAGAGACCAGTGCAAGTAAGTTTTAAGCTGTCAggtttcacttcctgaacaGAAATCTCATTTCAGTCTTTAAACTTCTGCTTTAActctggtttgtttttgttattttaataaGGAAGATATTGCAGtgcagtgtgtgtgcttgttgTTTTAGATGTTACGCTGCTCTGTAGCTGGTTGCAGGCCATCTAGTGATTGGTAGTGGCTAATGCGTAATCACTAGACATGGTGTAAGTGGTGttgtttgtttcagattttGGGTGGGTTACCAGTATGTGATCACCAATCAGAGCCACTCCTTGGATGGCCGCTGGGAAGTAGCATATAAAGGTATGAAAGATTCAGCTTTGTGAAGTacctacatgtgctgtttgtctTCTGTAATTTATTTGAATGCTTTAATGTGTGAATTGTTTGTGTTCAGGCTCTATGCAGGTGTTTTTGCCTCCTGAGGGTCTGAAAGACTTGGGGGAGGCCTCCGCCACCCAAGACAATGTCTTCTGTGCGCAGCTGCAGCGCTTTCAGTACAAAAGCATGAACGAGCGAGGCCTGCACAGCTGGCACGCTGAGAACTGTTACAAGAAGTTTCCGTTTCTGTGCAAGAGGAGTATGGGTTAATTTTCTGTTTGTTATCAAACATATGAAGTCAGTTATTTGCTCCGCTGGGGCCATGTGTTTATTTTGATGTCATATTCTCTTTGCCACAGGGCAAACGTGTGTGGATATAAAAGACAATGTCGTAAACGAGGGCTACTACTTCACCCCCAAGGGAGACGACCCGTGTCTCAGCTGCACATGTCATGACGGCGAGCCTGAGATGTGCGTCGCCGCGCTGTGTGAGCGGCCACAAGGCTGCCAGCACTTCCGCAAGGATCCCAAAGAGTGCTGCAAGTTCACCTGCCTCGATCCAGGTACTACCACCGCATCCGAACACATGCCACTGGTTACAAACCACCACCAGTGTGTAATAATCATCAGTGATTAGAAGCCTTCCAGTGCTCGTAGTCCTATAAGATGTTATTCTGCATCACGATTCGTCAcctacacatttttacactgttTGATATGCAGTATATTAAGTTAAATGAGTCAGGAGGATTAAAATTGGCCTCATTTATATAAACAATTAGCTCCTGCTTCTCTTCTAAATAGTGCTGCATCGAAAAGATGTGAAAGTGTTGTTTAATGTGCGAATTGTGTCACATTCACACATAAACGGTGCAGAATTTCCTTCGAAGCTCAGCAAAAGAGAGTTTTTAACTAAGTACGTTTGCAAGGACAAATCCTGATTTGATTAGGTTTTTCCCGTCTTCTCCCTCAGATGGGAATAGTCTGTTTGACTCGATGGCCAGTGGGATGAGGCTGATCGTCAGCTGCATCTCGTCCTTCCTTAtcctctctctgctgctcttcaTGGTACACAGACTGCGTCAGAGAAGACGTGAACGCATCGAAACGCTGATTGGAGGAAACTGTGAGTAAAGTGTTGCAGCACTGAGATCCAAAGTTTACACCTGTGGTCACTTTTTAATTGGTCTTTGTCTGTATGAGGAACGATTTAAAATACTGAGATAAAAATCTTCCTTTCTAAAAATGAAAACTCATAAGGATTGCAAAAACTGCCGCAAAcaacagtaaataaataaataaaataaatgttgaaattaattttaaatattgatgtttatgttttaagctacttatttttattaattcatttaattttcactCTAGTTTTATGCTTTACACAtctaaaatgtatttgtttgttttttgtttttttctttatttctattttacatttatttatatttttctgcatCTTTATACACATGAGGGTAACAACAGTCTTGGCTGTTGCTGCAGTCGCATTGGGGAAATCAGTTGTTGGAGATGGCAGCACAAAGTTTTTGTGACAACTTACAATCTTATTGTTTTTGAAGTGGTTGCTTCGGAGACCAGATCTGCGACCACTCTGTCAGTTGCCATCTTCAAAGCATCTTAAGTGCGATAAAACAATAAGGCAGAGATGGTCTGAATAATCCAAAAAGCTCACTTTAAATGCACCTTAAACTTTAAACTCtgccttgttttttttgtttgtttgtttttttaaatctcagtgcATCACTTTAACCTTGGAAGACGAGTCCCAGGCTTTGACTACGGCCCAGACGCCTTTGGCACCGGTCTCACTCCCCTGCATCTGTCCGATGATGGGGAGGGAGGCGCTTTTCATTTCCAAGAGCCTCCTCCGCCTTACGCAGCCTACAAATACCCCGACATCCAGCATCCTGACGACCCCCCTCCTCCATACGAAGCCTCCATAAACCCAGACAGCCTCCTCTACGTGGACCTCGGTAGGCGCACATCCTTTTCTCTTGTTCTTTACAAACATCGTCATGTGCGGAGTGATAAACGCTCTCGTTTCCCACTTCTCTGTCTGCGTCTGTATCTTCAGGGCATGGTGGGGTTTCCATCGTGCCGAGCCAGATGAACGCCATGGGTGACGGGCTCCAGGCCAATATTCCCAACACGACAGGCCCCGTGCCAGACTCCACGCCATCCTGTCAGGAGAGGGAGGACTCCATAGACAGCAGCACCCTCCTGGTGGGGCCCGACACACCGACAGATGGCCACGCCCCCGCCTGCATGCCTGCAGACTGCGCCTCCTCCCTCAGCACCGTGGTATAAGACTGTGGGCAGACACCTGCACATTACCCACCGTCGGAGGAGGGTCGTAGATGTTTTCCGCACCAGGAGCACAAAATGCTGACTGCAGAGAGGACAGTTACAGTTTGTACAGACTCATcagagtgtttttgttttgttttttttgtttttttaagacaaTGACATCTGAAGGAGCAAAGAGACAAAAACTCTACATCCAGACCGAGAAGGCCACACTTCTGCTTTTAGCCCAGACTGAGAAAAGCTTTTCAAACATCTCAAAACGGGCCTGTTggtcataaaaaaacaaagccccTGGTGTAAATACACCCTTAGGTCAGATTTGTAACAGCACGAGGAAAAATAACCACATACGGACAGAAGAGCCaacttttgtttctgtttgcgGCATACTTTCAAACACATCCGTATCAATCAGTTAGTGTTCAGGCTGCGATAACTTTCTCATCCACCCCACAGTCTGTCGCAGCGCGTACAGAAACTGTCCCCTTAGTCTGACACAGGAAGCTGTCTTCCAGGTTTTTAGAGCAAATTtgcagaaaaacatgttttgtagTTGAGAGGTTTAACCTCGTAAGGTACGGCTAAATTTCCTGCTGTGGGGTTTTTATCGGGCGTAGCTGACATGAGGCGTCGTAGTGTCAAAGGATgttgtgctcttttttttttctttttttttttgataataaTTTATGGCTGCAGGTCGTTACCTTGATTGTTTAATTGTGGGATAGATATAGGCTGATTTTCTTTCCCTGTCCATCAACAAAGCGTCAAAGGCTTTATG from the Oreochromis niloticus isolate F11D_XX linkage group LG7, O_niloticus_UMD_NMBU, whole genome shotgun sequence genome contains:
- the dgcr2 gene encoding integral membrane protein DGCR2/IDD isoform X2, whose amino-acid sequence is MLPKADSSSFVLFSLLFVLTLTDPPRAGPRVALARLLSEQRCSPGQFACRSGKMQCIPMSWQCDGWTACEDKSDEMDCPQERFRYGSGYDQVEDVIGVAQPVRFNKKCPSGWHHYEKTASCYKVYLKNENYWQAVDTCQKVNGSLATFVTNEELQFILKIEVDFDDKVCRDQCKFWVGYQYVITNQSHSLDGRWEVAYKGSMQVFLPPEGLKDLGEASATQDNVFCAQLQRFQYKSMNERGLHSWHAENCYKKFPFLCKRRQTCVDIKDNVVNEGYYFTPKGDDPCLSCTCHDGEPEMCVAALCERPQGCQHFRKDPKECCKFTCLDPDGNSLFDSMASGMRLIVSCISSFLILSLLLFMVHRLRQRRRERIETLIGGNLHHFNLGRRVPGFDYGPDAFGTGLTPLHLSDDGEGGAFHFQEPPPPYAAYKYPDIQHPDDPPPPYEASINPDSLLYVDLGHGGVSIVPSQMNAMGDGLQANIPNTTGPVPDSTPSCQEREDSIDSSTLLVGPDTPTDGHAPACMPADCASSLSTVV
- the dgcr2 gene encoding integral membrane protein DGCR2/IDD isoform X1; the encoded protein is MLPKADSSSFVLFSLLFVLTLTDPPRAGPRVALARLLSEQRCSPGQFACRSGKMQCIPMSWQCDGWTACEDKSDEMDCPQERFRYGSGYDQVEDVIGVAQPVRFNKKCPSGWHHYEKTASCYKVYLKNENYWQAVDTCQKVNGSLATFVTNEELQFILKIEVDFDDKVCRDQCKFWVGYQYVITNQSHSLDGRWEVAYKGSMQVFLPPEGLKDLGEASATQDNVFCAQLQRFQYKSMNERGLHSWHAENCYKKFPFLCKRSMGQTCVDIKDNVVNEGYYFTPKGDDPCLSCTCHDGEPEMCVAALCERPQGCQHFRKDPKECCKFTCLDPDGNSLFDSMASGMRLIVSCISSFLILSLLLFMVHRLRQRRRERIETLIGGNLHHFNLGRRVPGFDYGPDAFGTGLTPLHLSDDGEGGAFHFQEPPPPYAAYKYPDIQHPDDPPPPYEASINPDSLLYVDLGHGGVSIVPSQMNAMGDGLQANIPNTTGPVPDSTPSCQEREDSIDSSTLLVGPDTPTDGHAPACMPADCASSLSTVV
- the dgcr2 gene encoding integral membrane protein DGCR2/IDD isoform X3, with the protein product MLPKADSSSFVLFSLLFVLTLTDPPRAEQRCSPGQFACRSGKMQCIPMSWQCDGWTACEDKSDEMDCPQERFRYGSGYDQVEDVIGVAQPVRFNKKCPSGWHHYEKTASCYKVYLKNENYWQAVDTCQKVNGSLATFVTNEELQFILKIEVDFDDKVCRDQCKFWVGYQYVITNQSHSLDGRWEVAYKGSMQVFLPPEGLKDLGEASATQDNVFCAQLQRFQYKSMNERGLHSWHAENCYKKFPFLCKRSMGQTCVDIKDNVVNEGYYFTPKGDDPCLSCTCHDGEPEMCVAALCERPQGCQHFRKDPKECCKFTCLDPDGNSLFDSMASGMRLIVSCISSFLILSLLLFMVHRLRQRRRERIETLIGGNLHHFNLGRRVPGFDYGPDAFGTGLTPLHLSDDGEGGAFHFQEPPPPYAAYKYPDIQHPDDPPPPYEASINPDSLLYVDLGHGGVSIVPSQMNAMGDGLQANIPNTTGPVPDSTPSCQEREDSIDSSTLLVGPDTPTDGHAPACMPADCASSLSTVV